The Accipiter gentilis chromosome 4, bAccGen1.1, whole genome shotgun sequence region CAGCCACGGCATTACCGGGATCAGCCACGGCATCACTGGGACCATGCCAGGATCAGCTGCGGGATCACCAGGATCTCCTTGCCATCACCGGGACCATGCCGGGATCAGCCACAGGATCATCACCAGGATCGCCACAGGATCACCGGGATCAGCCATGGCATCACCAGGATCTGCCACGGGATCACCGGGACCACACCAGGATCAGCTGCAGGACCGCCACCAGGATCACCTGGGATCAGCCATGGGATCACCGGGATCTTCCACAGGATCACCAGGATCTCCCCAGCATCACCAGGACCACACCAGGATCAGCTGCGGGATCACCAGGATCTCCTTGCCATCACCGGGACCACACCAGGATCAGCCGCAGGATCACCACCGGGACCTCCCCAGGATCACCGGGATCAGCCATGGGATCACCAAGATCTCCTTGCCATCACCGGGACCACACCAGGATCAGCCATGGGATCACCAAGATCTCCTTGCCATCACCAGGACCACACCAGGATCAGCCACAGGACCACTGGAATCTCCCCAGCATCAGTGGGACCACACCAGGATCTCCCCAGGATCACTGGGACAACACCAGGATCAGCCACAGGGTCACCGGGATCTCCCTGGGATCACTGGGTCCACACCAGGATCACCCATGGGATCACCGGGATCTCCCTAGGATCACTGGGACCATAACAGGATCTCACTGGGATTACCAGGATCACCAGCACCCCAGATCACCCACGACACACCAGGCTCAACCCTATGACACCAGCACCCCAGGAATCGGGGATCACCAGTACCCCTGGGATCTCCCATACCCCGGGGCACCAGCACCCCGGGATCACTTGCAGCCCTGGACATTAGCACCCTTGGGGTCACTGGCACTCCTGGGATCACCCCTGGGATCACCGGCACTGCCAGATCACCCCCAGGATCACCAACATTCCTGGGATCACCCCCAGGATCACCAGCACCCCTGGGATCACACACACCCACGGATGCTGGCACCACAGGACACCGACACCTCTGCGATTCCCAGCACCCAGGGATCACTGGCACCCCAGGATCACTCCCAGGTCACTGGCACCCTGGGACAACCCCAGGATCTCGCCCAGGATGATGGGCACCCCCAGGATCACAGCCGGGACAGCCCTGGGATCACAGCCCAGACACTGGCACCCCCCGGTCCCCCACCAGCCACCCAGACCCACTCCCCCGTGCCCACCCCGGTCCCCTGCTCTGAGGAGACACCCAGGTCTCCGCGCCCCAGGGTAGTGCCTGTCCCCAGGCCCTGCGAGCACCCAGGACATGTTTCAGAGAGAAATGCCACAAAATCACTAAAAAACACTCTTGTCCTTTCACAGGTTATTTTATTTCACCAGCTTCCCGAACTCTGGGGAGAGCTCCTCCAGTAAGGCAGTGCCGGAGCACCCCAGGATACCTGTCTGCTTTTGAGGTGCAGTAGGACCTTCCTGCTCATGCAGGAGCCTCAAAACTACATTTGCAGCATCCAAATTTCagacttcttgctttttttccagatttgggACCACAGCataggcagcagcagcacagggatccGTGGGGACGGGGTGGGTGGCAACCAAGCAGCACCCACACGGAAGCACAAGGGCGAAGCAaaggaggggtgggtgggtggaggaggAGGTCGATGGAAGGCTTAGCTCAGTTCATGTGGATGCGTTTTCCTGGGAAATTCAGCCTGGATTGAATTTCCAGCAGCTTTATAAGCCTTTAGTAATCAATAATTACAAGGAAGAGGAGATTTTCTAGGCTGTGATCCACAGCACTTCTGGGGACCAGGTGCCATTACAGTAACAGAAGTGAGCTGCAACGTATTAAACCGCACTGAACAGCTTAGACTAATTAATTTCCCCAGTGTTGCATGTAAAGGGGGGCAGCGTGTGGAAAACCTCCCACCCTGGGTGCTTGAATTCAGGGATGCTCCTGCCATAGctggtgctggttttggcagcagggggtGTTTGTCCTTGTTGCATCACTCAGCGGGGCCCAGCCAGCATCGCCCCGTAAAGCTGCAGCCGAGTACTAGCGGGTTTTCCAGTAATCCCAGTGATTTGCTAGGCTTTGGCCAGGGTGTTCCCAATGGCCATGGAGCATGGGCACCACATTTTGGGGCTTTCAGTATTATTCTTCCAGCTCTCCAAATAATTTCAAAGTTCTCAGGGCTCCACAACCTCCTGGAGGGATAAAGATGCAAGCGGCACCTACTGGCTGGAGCAACAGAGGGTAAACGCCAAGGGCCGCCCAAAATCCATAGTAGATGCAAAAATTGTGGCTGATACT contains the following coding sequences:
- the LOC126037970 gene encoding uncharacterized protein LOC126037970; the protein is MVGRPPSGRHRRRGTRPGVSPAWARGWPRCRGGVSRRTAGVSSGRRRDRDRHRHRRHRHRRRPRGSAASPPASPGPHRDRPQDRHRDLPGISCGITRISSPSPGPRRHQPQDRHRDQPWDRQDLPRDHWDHAGISCRITRISLPSPGPCRDQPHDLHRITGICHGITGIMPGSPCHHRDHAGISRRFTTGISHGITGISHGVTGTMPGSAAGSPGSPCHHQDRAGISHMISTGSPGSATGSPGSRRDLLAITGTMLGSAAGSPPGSATALPGSATASLGPCQDQLRDHQDLLAITGTMPGSATGSSPGSPQDHRDQPWHHQDLPRDHRDHTRISCRTATRITWDQPWDHRDLPQDHQDLPSITRTTPGSAAGSPGSPCHHRDHTRISRRITTGTSPGSPGSAMGSPRSPCHHRDHTRISHGITKISLPSPGPHQDQPQDHWNLPSISGTTPGSPQDHWDNTRISHRVTGISLGSLGPHQDHPWDHRDLPRITGTITGSHWDYQDHQHPRSPTTHQAQPYDTSTPGIGDHQYPWDLPYPGAPAPRDHLQPWTLAPLGSLALLGSPLGSPALPDHPQDHQHSWDHPQDHQHPWDHTHPRMLAPQDTDTSAIPSTQGSLAPQDHSQVTGTLGQPQDLAQDDGHPQDHSRDSPGITAQTLAPPGPPPATQTHSPVPTPVPCSEETPRSPRPRVVPVPRPCEHPGHVSERNATKSLKNTLVLSQVILFHQLPELWGELLQ